The Candida albicans SC5314 chromosome 5, complete sequence genome includes a region encoding these proteins:
- the GIS2 gene encoding mRNA-binding translational activator (Translational activator for mRNAs with internal ribosome entry sites; induced in high iron; repressed by yeast-hypha switch; null exhibits sensitivity to sorbitol, 5-fluorocytosine, and cold temperatures; Spider biofilm repressed) — MAAVYPRTCYKCGEVGHVADDCQQEERLCYNCHKPGHESNDCPDPKQNTAKQCYSCGDVGHIQTECPNQAQGAKCYNCGQFGHISKNCDSAPSSTNNAPSFKRPSGRASGTTCYKCGGPNHFARDCQANTVKCYACGKVGHISKDCHSSAGGSNFSAKTCYNCGKSGHISKECTA; from the coding sequence ATGGCTGCTGTTTATCCAAGAACTTGTTACAAATGTGGTGAAGTCGGTCACGTAGCTGATGACTgtcaacaagaagaaagatTGTGTTACAATTGTCACAAACCAGGACatgaatcaaatgattGTCCTGatccaaaacaaaataccGCCAAACAATGTTACTCATGTGGTGATGTAGGTCATATTCAAACTGAATGTCCAAACCAAGCTCAAGGTGCCAAATGCTACAACTGTGGTCAATTTGGACACATTTCTAAAAACTGTGATTCCGCTCCTTCCTCCACTAACAATGCTCCAAGCTTCAAGAGACCTTCTGGTAGAGCTTCTGGTACTACTTGTTACAAGTGTGGTGGTCCAAACCATTTTGCTAGAGACTGTCAAGCTAACACTGTTAAATGTTACGCTTGTGGTAAGGTTGGTCACATTTCCAAAGATTGTCACTCTTCTGCTGGTGGATCCAACTTTTCTGCTAAAACTTGTTACAACTGTGGAAAGTCTGGCCATATCTCAAAGGAATGTACTGCTTGA
- a CDS encoding putative electron-transferring-flavoprotein dehydrogenase (Putative ortholog of human electron transfer flavoprotein dehydrogenase (ETF-dH); alkaline repressed; repressed by nitric oxide; virulence-group-correlated expression; Spider biofilm induced) yields MLIQSLLPRVGSRRLFPRSLPPLRNSINYTPCIRRFHQSCTRYNLTSEQEEILHQERARDYVDVCIVGAGPAGLSTAIKLKQLDNEQGNGDLRVIVLEKAGDFGSHIVSGAVIEPQAFKELFPESELTEENGIPLPSDIITKVTSDHMKYLTPNSAFPLPEPPQLTNKGKNFIVSLNEVVKYLAEQAEELGVELYPGISVNELVYNEDKSAIKGIITQDMGVDRNGAPKDSFEPGMEFFARLTVLAEGCHGSLTKNAISNFNLRENSEPQTYGLGIKEVWEVSPEKFDKGYVGHSLGYPLTSKEYGGGFIYHFGDGLVAVGLVIGLDYANPYISPYQEFQKMKTHPFYANVLKGGKCISYAARALNEGGYQSIPKLHFPGGILVGCAAGFVNVPKVKGTHTAVKSGIVAAETIISTFKQMELDPCDEENFEELSTPIDLSQYEENFKDSWAYKELYAVRNVRPSFNSPLGMVGGLVHSGLSTMITQGKEPWTLSHHGTDSGATQDANKFQPIEYPKPDNELTFDILTSVSRTGTYHDEDEPCHLKIPDQDCRKHAELNWTKYRGVEQRFCPAGVYEYIEDESEPLGVKFQINSQNCIHCKTCDIKVPSQDITWSVPEGGDGPKYYMS; encoded by the coding sequence ATGTTGATTCAATCATTGTTACCAAGAGTAGGAAGTAGGCGATTGTTTCCTCGTTCACTACCACCATTGAGAAATTCTATCAATTACACTCCATGTATCAGAAGATTCCATCAATCATGTACAAGATACAATCTAACGTCggaacaagaagaaattttacATCAAGAACGTGCCAGAGACTATGTGGATGTATGTATAGTAGGTGCCGGACCTGCTGGGTTATCGACTGCTATAAAGTTGAAACAACTTGATAATGAACAAGGTAATGGGGATTTACGAGTCATTGTTTTGGAAAAAGCAGGAGATTTTGGTAGTCATATAGTTAGTGGTGCGGTTATTGAACCACAAGCTTTTAAAGAATTATTCCCCGAAAGTGAATTGACTGAAGAAAACGGGATCCCATTACCACTGGATATTATAACAAAAGTAACATCGGATCATATGAAATACTTGACTCCTAATAGTGCATTCCCATTGCCAGAACCTCCTCAGTTAACCAATAAGGGGAAAAACTTTATTGTTAGTTTAAATGAAGTTGTCAAGTATCTAGCTGAACAAGCTGAAGAGTTGGGAGTTGAATTGTATCCAGGGATTTCAGTGAATGAATTGGTTTATAACGAAGATAAATCAGCCATAAAAGGTATCATAACCCAAGATATGGGGGTTGATCGTAATGGTGCACCAAAAGATAGTTTTGAACCGGGTATGGAATTTTTTGCAAGATTGACTGTTTTGGCCGAAGGTTGTCATGGATCATTGACTAAAAATGCCATTAGCAACTTTAACTTGAGAGAAAATTCTGAACCTCAAACATATGGACTTGGAATCAAAGAAGTTTGGGAAGTTTCACCCGAAAAGTTTGATAAAGGTTATGTAGGACATTCATTGGGATATCCATTAACTTCAAAGGAATATGGTGGAGGTtttatttatcattttgGTGACGGGTTAGTCGCCGTTGGTTTGGTTATTGGATTGGATTATGCCAATCCATACATCTCACCTTATCAAGAATtccaaaaaatgaaaactcATCCATTTTATGCCAATGTGTTAAAAGGTGGTAAATGTATTTCATACGCTGCAAGAGCTTTGAATGAAGGTGGGTACCAATCCATTCCCAAATTGCATTTCCCTGGTGGTATTTTGGTTGGTTGTGCTGCTGGGTTTGTTAATGTGCCAAAAGTTAAAGGCACTCACACTGCTGTGAAGAGTGGTATAGTTGCTGCAGAAACAATCATCTCCACTTTCAAACAAATGGAATTGGATCCTTGTGATGAAGAAAACTTTGAAGAATTATCCACGCCAATAGATTTAAGTCAGTATGAAGAGAATTTCAAAGATTCGTGGGCATACAAGGAATTGTACGCAGTGAGAAATGTGCGTCCTTCATTCAACTCTCCACTTGGTATGGTTGGAGGTCTTGTTCACTCAGGTTTGCTGACTATGATTACACAGGGTAAAGAACCATGGACTTTATCTCACCATGGTACCGATTCAGGGGCAACTCAAGATGCAAACAAGTTCCAACCTATTGAATATCCAAAGCctgataatgaattgacTTTTGATATTCTTACCTCTGTGTCAAGAACTGGTACCTACCATGACGAAGATGAACCATGTCATTTAAAAATACCAGACCAAGATTGTCGAAAACATGCTGAATTAAACTGGACCAAATACAGAGGTGTCGAACAAAGATTCTGTCCAGCAGGAGTCTACGAATATATTGAGGATGAACTGGAACCATTGGGAGTCAAGTTCCAAATAAATAGTCAAAATTGTATTCATTGTAAGACGTGTGATATTAAAGTCCCATCTCAAGACATTACATGGTCTGTACCTGAAGGTGGAGATGGTCCAAAGTATTACATGTCCTGA
- the RIM21 gene encoding Rim21p (Plasma membrane pH-sensor involved in the Rim101 pH response pathway; required for processing and activation of Rim101 and for alkaline pH-induced hyphal growth; Spider biofilm induced) translates to MYWKNAWWVGTVYSSCEPIELPEGMLISKQYETYPITTVSKAIYKQMCYRNCIPVLNTNVGFVIDTFAKPLPIVSQSWREFTKDSLRGSFAYSVVSIIYAIAVSAVIIWFLTIFVLTNYTIKPSWLLKTSTILSTVYILVVVIKSILILHGQQRDGYLHGAKLLSELNDYNPIQIIDLIVVLLLQINQVQIIMRIFQRQKDKRMALLIGIVATLASQVIWAIAQFYTPADANEASDILPAFIYLVRIAMALCYAAIITVFFISKIQIILANKKIWLLTLLTFILIYSPVAFFVADVSNAFVYELSEIFSVVNYVIGVVIPWEWCNKFNLIMKAKEKEGVLGRRFYEDELYELDRFELFVEEQMPEDEDNGDTHSDSPGNELNGGAHHNSQEQSDRLIGSNSPTNKPHNGNNTDPTSRFRQLLTNTKDAFLTLTDNIIAAGFAIPRSVSVSTQSLTGRYRNNSTARTEYTKEVVPDFSPEMFLQPEGSSHITETLSEQNAAPSTTNSNHRRRNVYVYSRKEVILDVSSDE, encoded by the coding sequence ATGTACTGGAAGAATGCCTGGTGGGTGGGCACCGTCTATTCTTCATGTGAACCAATTGAATTACCTGAAGGTATGCTAATATCAAAACAATATGAGACATATCCCATCACAACTGTTTCCAAAGCCATATATAAACAAATGTGCTACCGAAATTGTATCCCAGTATTGAACACAAATGTGGGGTTTGTCATAGATACATTTGCAAAACCACTACCCATAGTTTCTCAGAGTTGGCGTGAATTCACCAAGGATTCATTACGAGGGTCATTTGCCTATAGTGTTGTTTCTATCATATATGCTATTGCAGTACTGGCAGTGATCATCTGgtttttaacaatttttgtGTTAACAAACTATACGATCAAACCTTCGTGGTTATTGAAAACAAGTACAATACTTTCCACAGTGTACATCCTCGTTGTGGtgataaaatcaattctaaTACTACACGGACAACAACGAGATGGTTATTTACATGGAGCTAAGCTTCTTAGTGAACTCAACGACTATAACCCGATCCAAATCATAGATTTAATTGTGGTATTGTTGCTACAAATCAACCAAgttcaaataataatgcgAATCTTTCAAAGACAGAAAGACAAACGAATGGCTTTACTCATTGGTATAGTGGCGACATTGGCATCTCAAGTGATCTGGGCAATTGCACAATTTTATACACCAGCTGACGCTAATGAAGCAAGTGATATATTACCGGCTTTTATATACTTGGTTAGAATAGCCATGGCCTTATGCTATGCTGCTATTATAACGGTGTTTTTCATTAgcaaaattcaaattatcttggcaaacaaaaaaatctgGTTGTTAACTTTGCTAACgtttattttgatataCAGCCCAGTGGCATTTTTTGTTGCCGATGTTTCGAACGCATTTGTTTATGAATTGTCAGAAATCTTTTCGGTGGTGAACTATGTTATCGGCGTAGTGATCCCATGGGAATGGTGCAACAAGTTTAACCTAATAATGAAGGcgaaagaaaaagagggTGTTTTGGGCCGCAGGTTTTATGAAGACGAGTTGTACGAGCTAGATAGATTTGAGttatttgttgaagaaCAGATGcctgaagatgaagacAATGGGGACACCCATAGTGATTCTCCTGGCAATGAACTAAATGGCGGTGCACATCATAATAGCCAAGAACAAAGCGACAGATTGATTGGAAGCAATTcaccaacaaataaacCTCATAACGGCAACAATACTGATCCTACCCTGAGATTTAGGCAGCTTTTAACTAATACAAAGGATGCATTTTTGACTTTAACTGACAATATTATTGCTGCTGGATTTGCAATTCCAAGGTCAGTGAGTGTATCTACACAGTCATTAACAGGAAGATACAGAAACAATAGCACAGCTCGTACCGAATACACTAAAGAAGTTGTTCCAGATTTTAGCCCTGAAATGTTTTTACAACCTGAAGGTAGTTCCCATATCACAGAGACTTTATCAGAGCAGAACGCGGCACCTCTGACTACAAACAGCAACCACAGACGAAGAAATGTTTATGTATACTCCAGAAAAGAAGTTATATTAGATGTATCTAGTGatgaataa
- a CDS encoding uncharacterized protein (Protein with a role in insertion of tail-anchored proteins into the ER membrane; required for efficient mating, in shmoo formation and nuclear migration in the pre-zygote of S. cerevisiae; Hap43-repressed): protein MSTSTALETTNAEKKFVNTYLELMQLSKNESLDKFNSTQDYNNLSSLGPSLPKCNYKFPEPQNVTKAAESTVTLKFKSIKPPFKFQTELSNIPVNFTIYKVKAQLIESLEILHNAGVTAKDLKLMIKSKVAQDAAALSSLVNTEEPISFNCMVSAPSGGKPAATTSKTDEGDPELEAVSDPVSTTATTSSISEAGWNKIYEIILQDIKDAGKAKELLAKLKQSV from the coding sequence aaatttgtgAATACGTATCTAGAATTGATGCAGTTATCCAAGAATGAATCGTTagataaattcaattcaactCAAGATTACAACAACTTATCATCATTAGGCCCAAGTTTACCTAAATGTAATTATAAATTCCCAGAACCACAAAATGTAACAAAGGCAGCAGAATCTACAGTAACTTTGAagtttaaatcaattaaaccACCATTCAAGTTTCAAACTGAATTGTCCAACATTCCTGTTAATTTCACCATCTACAAGGTGAAAGcccaattgattgaatcaTTGGAAATTTTACACAATGCTGGGGTCACGGcaaaagatttgaaattgatgatcaaatcaaaagttGCTCAAGATGCTGCAGCTTTGTCATCTTTAGTAAATACAGAAGAACCAATTAGTTTTAATTGTATGGTATCAGCTCCAAGTGGTGGAAAACCTGCTGCCACCACCTCAAAGACCGATGAAGGTGATCCTGAACTTGAAGCTGTTTCCGATCCTGTATCTACAACTGCTACCACTAGTAGTATATCTGAAGCTGGTTGGAATAAAATATATGAAATTATATTACAAGATATAAAAGATGCTGGTAAAGCTAAGGAATTATTGGCTAAATTGAAGCAAAGTGTATAA
- a CDS encoding uncharacterized protein (Protein of unknown function; involved in secretion of proteins that lack classical secretory signal sequences; Spider biofilm induced) encodes MQYPYLISRTLDPIVGVGIGILSYYSYEQRVGRKPGHSLNELVSKKFYNWKNKN; translated from the coding sequence ATGCAATACCCCTATTTAATATCAAGAACTTTAGATCCAATAGTTGGTGTCGGAATAGGTATTTTATCATATTATTCCTATGAACAGAGAGTTGGCCGCAAACCAGGACATTCATTAAATGAGTTGGTACTGAAAAAGTTTtacaattggaaaaataaGAATTGA
- a CDS encoding bifunctional DRAP deaminase/tRNA pseudouridine synthase (Ortholog(s) have 2,5-diamino-6-ribitylamino-4(3H)-pyrimidinone 5'-phosphate deaminase activity, pseudouridine synthase activity, role in riboflavin biosynthetic process, tRNA pseudouridine synthesis and cytosol localization), producing MSIYKSGWVSPLKALETLSLTLSRGMKRAASPRAEQPPHSKKVVDAKGFRVRQQNIDKHKITSESTATQKSIHEEETEGANYVIEGRLRRVTPYFYTYLTYCKLRWQDRKLIDVFIDEFRDRTPDAYRKAVEEGLVKVNSQVANLETILRNGDLISHRSYRREPPVSSRDIKIVFEDDDLLVIDKPGGIPVHPTGRYRYNTVTKIFEHEKGKIVHPCNRLDRLTSGLMFLGKSSKGANNMMSQIRDRNVTKEYIARVKGEFPIERIIVDKPLSTKSPKLTLNVVDMEDGKDAKTEFQRVSYDPITNTSVVKCHPLTGRTHQIRVHLQFLGYPIANDPIYSSEFVWGKNLGENGEADLDQVMERLDLIGKSRAATSWIHPEGDGEVALDEICPITGLPLYSDPGSNDLDLWLHAYKYEADDKSWSYKTEYPEWALEPSRKFMKMAIEEAEKCGETQTQFNVGCVLVHNGQVISTGHSRELPGNTHAEQCALEKYFSKNGGEREVPAGTEIFTSMEPCSLRLSGNLPCVDRILQTKNIKTCFVGVLEPDIFVKNNSSYKKLLDHGVEYIHIPGYEETCLEIAKRGHEHIQE from the coding sequence ATGTCAATATACAAGAGTGGCTGGGTTTCCCCTTTGAAAGCTTTAGAAACATTATCTTTGACATTATCACGAGGAATGAAAAGAGCCGCATCACCAAGAGCTGAACAACCACCTCATAGCAAAAAGGTGGTTGATGCTAAAGGATTTAGAGTACGTCAACAAAACATCGATAAACACAAGATAACTAGTGAAAGCACGGCAActcaaaaatcaattcatgaagaagaaactgaAGGAGCCAATTATGTAATTGAAGGTAGATTGCGTCGAGTTACGCCGTACTTCTACACATATCTAACCTATTGCAAGTTACGTTGGCAAGATAGGAAATTGATCGATGTTTtcattgatgaatttaGAGATCGTACCCCTGATGCATATCGTAAGGCAGTAGAGGAAGGGTTAGTCAAAGTCAATTCTCAAGTTGCAAATTTGGAAACGATTTTGCGCAATggtgatttgatttctcaTAGAAGCTATCGTCGTGAACCACCTGTCAGCTCCAGAGatataaaaattgtttttgaagatgatgatttgcTTGTGATAGATAAACCAGGTGGGATACCGGTTCATCCAACAGGTAGATATCGATACAACACTGTCaccaaaatatttgaacATGAAAAGGGTAAAATTGTTCATCCATGCAATAGACTTGATAGATTAACCTCGGGTTTGATGTTTTTGGGGAAACTGTCCAAAGGAGCAAATAACATGATGCTGCAGATTAGAGATCGAAATGTGACGAAAGAGTATATTGCCAGGGTAAAAGGTGAATTCCCTATTGAGCGTATTATTGTGGATAAACCATTGTCTACAAAGTCTCCCAAATTGACATTAAATGTTGTCGATATGGAAGATGGGAAAGATGCTAAAACTGAATTTCAAAGAGTGTCATATGACCCCATTACAAATACGTCTGTTGTTAAATGCCACCCATTAACTGGTCGAACCCACCAAATTCGAGTGCATTTACAATTTTTGGGATATCCAATAGCTAATGACCCAATATATTCTAGTGAATTTGTCTGGGGTAAAAATTTAGGGGAAAACGGAGAAGCTGATTTGGATCAAGTGATGGAAAGGCTAGATCTAATTGGTAAATCTCGTGCAGCAACTTCATGGATCCACCCGGAAGGAGATGGGGAAGTCGCATTAGATGAGATCTGTCCCATTACTGGCTTGCCTCTTTATTCCGATCCAGGTTCAAACGATTTGGATTTATGGTTGCATGCATACAAATATGAAGCCGATGATAAGTCTTGGTCTTATAAAACAGAGTATCCGGAATGGGCATTAGAGCCAAGTAGAAAATTCATGAAGATGGCAATAGAAGAGGCTGAAAAGTGTGGAGAAACCCAAACTCAATTTAACGTTGGCTGTGTTTTGGTTCACAATGGGCAGGTAATATCGACGGGTCATTCACGTGAATTGCCTGGTAATACTCATGCAGAACAATGTGCTTTGGAGAAGTATTTTTCGAAAAATGGTGGGGAAAGAGAAGTACCTGCGGGAACAGAAATATTTACTTCTATGGAGCCTTGTTCGTTGAGACTAAGTGGCAATCTACCTTGTGTTGATAGGATTTTACAAACGAAAAACATCAAAACGTGTTTTGTGGGTGTTTTAGAACCAGATATTTTCGTAAAGAATAATTCCTCctacaaaaaattattagatcATGGGGTTGAGTACATCCACATTCCAGGGTATGAAGAAACGTGTCTTGAAATAGCCAAAAGGGGTCATGAACATATTCAAGAATAA
- a CDS encoding phosphoinositide 5-phosphatase (Ortholog(s) have phosphatidylinositol-4,5-bisphosphate 5-phosphatase activity, role in phosphatidylinositol dephosphorylation and endoplasmic reticulum localization): MIEGSTKGESDIPLYLFTYNCNKRVIDANVFKSKVSQSLPPKDNPSHLYVFALQEFCTILDGSFKASANQQLIAYNELLQVMLFEEYGTDHFQTIAINHTGAVGLIIITPYPSKFQNVRLANTSCGYGYSSMKGGVGVRLRYYPEGKYGDNSVELSFAGIHLNAYEGEYYYLQRNANLLRIVRSLDFGDGYGLIKPNNHVFILGDLNYRTTKEYKKTSVVAQNLLSLADQHSEVDTEYVNQLFVQYDELHNALKNGEVLFGFSEGKIDFKPSYKYYLNTGIYNSKRCPSWCDRILFLSTYETTGNDDLGLQLLRAKGKDSKQKNEGLPVVGKYDCIDELLLSDHRPVFAHIDIPFAPPKSIISPMSGCLEIVSTGLTSDESFSGFEQLQGIDNNTHIESGPTSIYLKPTKLDLLIHTLVTPFMDTTIGYGLWFGTTSEGRLVLLIFALLCFSLWYLF, encoded by the coding sequence ATGATAGAAGGATCAACTAAAGGAGAAAGTGATATACCACTCTATTTATTCACTTATAATTGCAACAAACGAGTTATAGATGCAAATGTATTTAAATCCAAAGTATCGCAATCATTACCACCAAAAGATAATCCTTCCCATTTATACGTTTTTGCTCTTCAAGAGTTTTGTACTATTCTTGATGGTTCATTCAAGGCATCAGCAAACCAACAATTAATCGCTTATAATGAATTACTCCAAGTTATGCTATTTGAAGAGTATGGAACAGATCATTTTCAAACTATTGCTATTAATCATACAGGTGCAGTTGGATTAATCATTATAACCCCCTACCCACTGAAATTCCAAAATGTGAGATTAGCAAACACTTCTTGCGGGTATGGATATAGCTCAATGAAAGGTGGAGTTGGTGTTAGGTTGAGATATTACCCAGAAGGGAAGTATGGAGATAATTCAGTAGAATTGAGTTTTGCAGGAATTCACTTAAATGCATATGAAGGAgagtattattatttacaaaGAAATGCCAATTTATTGAGAATTGTTAGAAGTCTTGATTTTGGAGATGGATATGGATTAATCAAACCAAACAATcatgttttcattttagGGGATTTAAACTATAGAACAACCAAAGAGTACAAGAAAACTTCAGTTGTGGCACAGAATTTGTTATCTTTGGCTGACCAACATAGTGAGGTTGACACTGAATATGTTAATCAGTTATTTGTCCAATACGATGAACTTCATAATGCATTGAAAAACGGGGAGGTATTATTTGGATTTTCTGAAggtaaaattgatttcaaaccATCGTATAAGTACTATCTAAACACTGGTATCTACAACTCAAAACGATGTCCTTCGTGGTGTGATAgaatattgtttttatcTACGTATGAAACGACAGGTAACGATGATTTGGGATTACAATTATTGAGAGCAAAAGGCAAAGACTCAAAACAGAAAAACGAAGGGCTCCCCGTGGTGGGAAAATATGATtgtattgatgaattattattatctgaTCATCGTCCTGTGTTTGCACATATCGACATACCATTTGCACCCCCTAAACTGATTATATCACCAATGTCAGGCTGTTTGGAAATAGTTTCAACAGGGTTAACTCTGGATGAATCGTTTTCGGGGTTTGAGCAGTTACAGGGAATAGACAATAATACTCATATAGAGAGTGGTCCAACTTCCATTTACTTGAAACCAACAAAATTAGATCTTCTAATTCATACGCTCGTTACACCCTTTATGGATACGACCATAGGGTATGGGCTTTGGTTTGGAACAACAAGCGAGGGAAGATTagtattgttgatatttgcATTGTTATGTTTTTCATTGTGGTATCTTTTTTAG
- a CDS encoding SF3a splicing factor complex subunit (Ortholog(s) have RNA binding activity, role in mRNA 5'-splice site recognition and U2-type prespliceosome localization): protein MSNFIEVQRSNIQEIGIIEDSLSRRLLRNPYILPSNLQPRPNILVSKVTKPNSTKRISILQQYELGYFKDRYNQIIKGLNHCLTDEKESFSRTLELITEPGDGFEKFDEMINGISSNDNIVEDPRKLYSSFSSLNKELNPQDVTLKINKKTGKEQEFVKRKHFLSSIASHLKNIEINDIMDLHHFHDLYVSNFGPISYIEYLYKFSSFPYANVNGFYSKYLTELSSFLEATLIKLQPLLDYNALLQNWKKEYDNANEERKSNGNDGDKLFCKACNKLFSKETVYQSHLSGKKHKKNASQQNPDNFVSSLPWLEYFIEKLCQVLAPELEYTRAQVEKLSNLSERELQLDRQVQHNIENEFVAINNEFDDDDLSQNEHGDDDDNDNYLDDSFKNLPLGPDGTPIPFWLYKLQGLHKQYNCEICGNISYKGKSVFMKHFSGSKHQYGLKCLGVDEKNMKMFKNITKIDEATELWKVLRKETKLKVTELENSVEVEDKEGNVMSEKDYIDLKKQGLL from the coding sequence ATGAGTAATTTCATTGAAGTCCAGAGGTCTAATATTCAAGAGATTGGTATTATAGAAGATTCATTATCAAGGAGATTATTAAGAAATCCTTATATATTACCGTCAAACTTACAGCCACGACCAAACATCCTTGTATCAAAAGtaacaaaaccaaattcAACCAAAAGAATATCGATACTACAACAATATGAATTAGGTTATTTTAAAGATCGatataatcaaataataaaaggCTTGAATCATTGTCTTACTGACGAGAAGGAGTCATTTTCCAGGACATTAGAATTGATCACTGAGCCAGGTGATGGATTTGAAAAGTTTGATGAGATGATCAATGGCATCTCTCTGAATGACAATATAGTGGAAGATCCAAGAAAGTTGTATTCTAGCTTCAGTTCATTAAACAAGGAATTGAATCCTCAAGATGTGactttaaaaataaataagaaAACTGGTAAAGAACAAGAGTTTgttaaaagaaaacattTTTTGAGTTCCATTGCTTcacatttgaaaaatatagaGATTAACGATATTATGGAccttcatcattttcatgATTTGTATGTTAGTAATTTTGGTCCTATTCTGTACATTGAATATTTGTATAAATTCCTGAGTTTCCCCTATGCCAACGTCAATGGGTTTTATTCGAAATACTTGACAGAATTGAGTCTGTTTCTAGAGGCTACATTAATAAAGTTGCAACCGTTACTAGACTACAATGCCTTGTTgcaaaattggaaaaaagaGTATGACAATGCTAATGAAGAAAGGAAGTCTAATGGCAATGACGGGGACAAATTGTTTTGCAAAGCatgtaataaattattttcaaaagaaaCTGTTTACCAATCCCATTTGTCAGGAAAGAAACATAAAAAGAATGCATCTCAACAAAACCCAGACAACTTTGTGTCTTCGTTGCCTTGGTTGGAatatttcattgaaaaGTTGTGTCAAGTGTTGGCCCCAGAATTGGAATATACTAGAGCACAAGTTGAGAAATTGTCAAACTTGTCGGAAAGAGAGCTACAACTTGATCGACAGGTGCAACacaatattgaaaatgaattcGTTGCCATCAACAACGAAtttgatgacgatgatttGTCTCAAAATGAACATGGCGATGacgatgataatgataactATTTAGATGACAGCTTTAAGAATTTACCTTTAGGCCCAGATGGAACACCGATCCCATTTTGGCTATACAAGCTACAAGGACTACATAAACAATACAATTGTGAAATTTGCGGTAACATAAGTTACAAAGGTAAAAGTGTGTTTATGAAACATTTCAGTGGATCTAAACATCAATATGGTTTGAAGTGTCTTGGTGTTGATGAGAAGAATATGAAAAtgtttaaaaatattaccaaaattgatgaagctACTGAATTATGGAAAGTGTTGAGAAAGGAGACCAAATTGAAAGTGActgaattggaaaattcAGTTGAAGTGGAGGATAAAGAAGGTAATGTTATGTCAGAGAAGGATTAtatagatttgaaaaaacaagGGTTATTATAG